In Candidatus Nanoarchaeia archaeon, a genomic segment contains:
- a CDS encoding S16 family serine protease yields MRFQLIVLLALVLLPTADAAKQGRIKLLAAKEGLNGTFVGSTADLFLEIQEGSGRVFLDTFPLTKVDTQISTRFAKEVACNYLDYACDGYDFIYTIRADSSIIGGPSAGAAAAALTVALLDGITINQDIAITGTINSGGVIGPVGGILAKIDAAKEGGAAVVLVPKGEGGQKSGNSSIDAREYGENLNITVIEVSSLDEVLSYYTGASIPEIDNVSADQGYQEAMRQISERFCNRSSQLGKNLDEKDQSVSRGRNLTLRGEEAMKLGDFYSAASYCFGANVQFTAASLLGQNLSAGELLDLVKQGEKSVRDFGSRISKEEKKTLTDLQSSMIIRERLDESRDVFTKARLQLLNGTQPYQDIAYGFERIYTASAWSVFFNHQGRAYDLDPDKIKDACINKLLEVEERMQYISLVFPVQQENDDLKYANADYEKKDYEMCLFRASKAKASADIIMAVLGLEDGPAVDDVIEQKLRAAKKSLARQAKKGIFPILAYSYYEYANSLKTQDRYSSLLFAEYSLELSQLDAYFKEKKAYAGFSLDTEKVEIFLLGLAVGIGSLSLGRIIAERKRKHVERRFL; encoded by the coding sequence ATGAGGTTTCAGCTGATTGTTCTTCTTGCTCTGGTTCTGCTTCCGACGGCAGATGCTGCGAAACAGGGACGCATTAAGCTGCTGGCTGCAAAAGAAGGCCTGAATGGAACGTTTGTTGGAAGCACTGCAGACCTTTTTCTTGAGATACAAGAGGGGAGCGGCAGGGTCTTTCTGGATACCTTTCCGCTCACAAAGGTTGACACACAGATCTCCACGCGATTTGCCAAGGAGGTTGCCTGCAACTACCTGGATTATGCCTGCGATGGCTATGACTTCATCTATACCATCAGGGCAGATTCCTCTATCATTGGAGGCCCAAGCGCAGGAGCTGCAGCAGCAGCCTTAACTGTTGCCTTGCTGGATGGTATCACCATTAATCAGGACATCGCCATAACAGGAACGATAAACTCTGGAGGGGTCATAGGGCCTGTAGGCGGGATACTGGCAAAGATAGATGCCGCCAAGGAAGGCGGGGCCGCAGTAGTGCTGGTTCCAAAGGGAGAGGGAGGCCAAAAAAGCGGAAACAGCAGCATTGATGCCAGGGAATATGGGGAAAATCTCAATATCACAGTTATTGAGGTCTCAAGCCTGGATGAAGTGCTATCCTATTACACCGGGGCCAGCATTCCGGAGATTGATAATGTGAGCGCTGACCAGGGCTATCAGGAAGCGATGCGGCAAATCTCTGAGAGATTCTGCAACCGGAGCAGCCAATTGGGAAAGAATCTTGATGAGAAGGATCAATCTGTGAGCAGGGGGAGAAACCTTACATTGAGAGGAGAGGAGGCTATGAAGCTGGGAGACTTTTATTCTGCAGCATCGTATTGTTTTGGGGCTAATGTGCAGTTTACAGCAGCTTCACTCCTAGGGCAAAACCTTTCAGCAGGAGAATTGCTGGATCTTGTAAAGCAGGGAGAGAAAAGTGTGCGGGACTTCGGCAGCAGGATCAGCAAGGAAGAGAAGAAAACACTAACGGATCTCCAGAGCTCTATGATTATTCGAGAGCGTCTTGATGAGTCTCGTGATGTATTTACAAAGGCGAGATTGCAGCTCTTGAACGGAACTCAACCCTATCAGGACATTGCCTATGGATTCGAGCGGATCTACACTGCTTCTGCGTGGAGCGTATTTTTTAACCATCAAGGGAGAGCCTATGATCTGGATCCGGACAAGATTAAGGATGCCTGCATTAATAAGCTGCTCGAGGTTGAGGAACGGATGCAGTATATCAGCTTGGTGTTCCCCGTTCAGCAGGAAAATGATGACTTGAAGTATGCCAATGCGGATTATGAGAAAAAGGATTATGAGATGTGCCTGTTCCGGGCTTCAAAGGCAAAGGCATCTGCAGACATTATCATGGCTGTTTTGGGGCTGGAGGATGGTCCTGCGGTGGATGATGTGATTGAGCAAAAGCTGCGCGCCGCAAAGAAGAGCCTGGCAAGGCAGGCAAAGAAGGGAATTTTTCCGATTCTGGCATACTCCTATTATGAATATGCAAACTCCTTAAAAACCCAGGACAGATATTCGAGCTTGCTGTTCGCAGAATATAGCCTGGAGCTTTCGCAGCTTGATGCCTATTTTAAGGAAAAGAAGGCTTATGCCGGGTTTTCGCTGGATACTGAAAAAGTAGAGATATTCCTCCTTGGGCTCGCAGTTGGCATTGGATCGTTGAGCCTTGGACGCATTATCGCAGAAAGAAAAAGGAAACATGTGGAGCGGCGTTTTTTATAG
- a CDS encoding phospholipase D-like domain-containing protein — MKGIAMCFGLVIILAAIMAWLAEPEAAITGMAIEPAEAEFLYKLYFCPRDDCYAAIVTLVNSSERFVHCGLFDLRLEGLIGLLDAKSKEVEVKVVVDDTNYKHVEKRRWAKKDTSSQLSHNKFCVIDGKMVSTGSMNPTENDAARNNNNLIVIESMLLAENYEDEFQELWSGEFGSGRRVKNPVVSLGGTRIENYFCPEDSCAKHVEEVISRANESVLFMAFSFTKESIADALLFSNASVKGVVEKRGSGSEYSQFNRLKGFGVDVVTDTNPYTMHHKVFIIDEKIVVTGSFNPTGSGDYRNDENILILHNEEIAKRFTEEFGYVRPESPANTQ; from the coding sequence ATGAAAGGCATTGCAATGTGTTTTGGGCTGGTTATCATTCTTGCGGCAATAATGGCCTGGCTGGCGGAGCCGGAGGCTGCGATTACTGGAATGGCTATAGAGCCTGCAGAGGCAGAGTTCCTCTATAAGCTTTATTTCTGCCCGAGGGATGATTGCTATGCGGCTATCGTGACGCTGGTGAACAGCTCAGAACGATTTGTTCACTGCGGCCTCTTTGACCTGAGGCTGGAAGGCCTGATTGGTCTCCTTGATGCAAAGTCTAAGGAAGTAGAGGTCAAGGTCGTAGTGGATGATACGAACTACAAGCATGTGGAAAAGAGAAGATGGGCAAAAAAGGACACAAGCAGCCAGCTTTCCCATAACAAATTCTGTGTCATTGACGGAAAAATGGTCTCCACAGGATCCATGAACCCAACGGAAAATGATGCTGCGAGGAACAATAATAACCTTATTGTGATTGAATCAATGCTTCTGGCAGAGAACTATGAGGATGAGTTCCAGGAGCTCTGGAGCGGCGAGTTTGGCAGCGGCAGAAGGGTGAAGAATCCTGTGGTTTCTCTGGGAGGGACCAGGATTGAGAATTATTTTTGCCCTGAAGATTCCTGCGCAAAGCATGTTGAGGAAGTGATTTCGCGAGCCAATGAATCTGTTTTGTTCATGGCTTTCTCCTTTACAAAGGAGTCTATTGCTGATGCCTTGCTGTTTTCTAACGCTTCTGTTAAAGGAGTTGTTGAGAAACGGGGCTCTGGCTCGGAGTATTCCCAGTTTAACCGCTTAAAGGGATTCGGAGTCGATGTTGTCACTGATACCAATCCTTATACGATGCACCACAAAGTCTTTATTATCGATGAAAAGATTGTTGTGACTGGATCATTCAACCCGACGGGGTCAGGAGATTACAGAAATGATGAGAATATCCTTATACTCCATAATGAAGAGATCGCGAAGAGGTTTACAGAGGAATTTGGGTATGTGCGGCCAGAAAGCCCTGCCAATACGCAATAA
- the dinD gene encoding DNA damage-inducible protein D, with amino-acid sequence MKKEIIQRLQKSFEDYSQKAEDIEFWFARDLQALLDYNDWRNFVNVIEKAEIACKSSGQEVQDHFVDITKKVKIGSEAEREIEDIMLTRYACYLIAQNGDPRKEQIAFAQSYFAVQTRKQELIEQRIDLIERMNARQKLAASETELSKLIYERGVDEDGFARIRSKGDKALFGGFTTSQMKSRLRIPKSRPLADFLPTITITAKNLATEITNFNAKKEDLKGENNITYEHIKNNTDVRRLLAKSGIKPEELAPEEDIKKLERRVKKDEELIGKKSKKISRDKGKIARL; translated from the coding sequence TTTGAGGACTACTCCCAGAAAGCAGAGGATATTGAATTCTGGTTTGCGAGAGACTTGCAGGCATTGCTCGATTATAATGACTGGAGAAATTTTGTGAATGTGATAGAAAAAGCAGAAATTGCCTGCAAAAGTTCAGGGCAGGAAGTCCAAGACCATTTCGTTGATATCACCAAAAAGGTCAAGATAGGCTCTGAAGCAGAGAGAGAAATTGAAGATATAATGCTGACAAGATACGCCTGCTATCTTATTGCGCAGAACGGCGACCCAAGAAAAGAGCAAATAGCATTCGCGCAGAGCTATTTTGCCGTCCAGACAAGAAAGCAGGAATTGATTGAGCAAAGGATAGATTTGATAGAAAGAATGAACGCGAGGCAGAAGCTTGCCGCATCAGAAACAGAGCTATCAAAGCTGATTTATGAAAGAGGGGTAGATGAAGATGGCTTTGCAAGGATAAGAAGCAAGGGAGATAAGGCCTTATTTGGTGGGTTTACTACTTCGCAAATGAAAAGCAGGCTAAGGATCCCGAAAAGCAGACCGTTGGCAGATTTCCTCCCAACTATTACAATAACGGCAAAAAATCTTGCAACTGAAATAACCAACTTTAATGCCAAGAAAGAGGATTTAAAGGGAGAAAACAATATAACTTATGAGCACATAAAGAACAACACAGATGTCAGAAGACTTCTTGCAAAGAGTGGCATAAAGCCCGAAGAGCTTGCGCCTGAAGAAGATATAAAGAAGCTTGAAAGAAGGGTAAAGAAAGACGAAGAATTGATTGGGAAGAAATCCAAGAAGATATCCAGAGATAAGGGAAAGATTGCGAGGCTGTGA